DNA from Brevibacterium sp. 'Marine':
CCGCCATCGCCGATCATGCCCGGACCACCGGCATCGAGGCGCTGCAGGCACTCACCTTCCACCAGCGCGGTGTGATCCTGAAGAAGCTCGCGACCTACCTCATGGAGCGCACGAAGAACTACCACGAGATCTCGTTCACCACCGGCACCACGAAGCGCGACGCCTTCGTCGACATCGAAGGCGGAATCGGCACCCTCTTCACCTACTCCGGCGTCGCCCGCCGCCAGATGCCGAACTCGACCGTCCACCTCGACGGCGGAGTCGAGCGTCTGTCGAAGAACGGCACCTTCGTCGGCCGCCACATCCTCACCTCCCGGCAGGGCCTGGCCCTGCAGATCAACGCCTTCAACTTCCCCGTCTGGGGCATGCTCGAGAAGTTCGGCCCGATGTTCGTCGCCGGCGTCCCCGTCGTCGTCAAGCCCGCCACCGACACCGCCCACCTGACCCGCGCCGTCGTTGCCGACATGATCGAGTCCGGGCTGCTCCCCGACGGCGCGATCCAGCTGGTCAGCGGTGACGTCACCCCGCTCTTCGACCACCTCGCCGAACAGGACGCGATCGCCTTCACCGGCTCTGCGAACACCGCCCGCACGCTGTCCGCGCTCGACTGTGTGACCCAGCGCGGCACCCGCTTCTTCGCCGAGGCGGACTCGCTCAACTTCTCCCTGCTCGGTCCCGACGCCGCACCCGGCACGCAGGAGTTCGACCTCTTCGTCTCCGGCGTCGTCGCCGAGATGACCGTCAAGGCCGGACAGAAGTGCACCGCGATCCGCCGCACGTTCGTCCCCGAGGCCCACGCCGAGGCGGTCGGCGAAGCGATCATCGCGAAGCTCGCCACCCAGGGCGTCGGCGATCCGCGCGAGAAGTCCACCCGCCTGGGTCCCGTCGTCTCAGACAAACAGCGCACCGACGTCCTCGACGCGGTCGACCGGATCATCGCCGGGGGAGCCCACCTGCTGACCGGCGGACGTGAGGAATCCGACCGTCTGGCCGCCGAGCACGGTGGAGCCTATGTCGCCGCGACCGTGCTCCAGGCCGATGACGCCTGGTCCGATGCCGTCCACGATATCGAGGCTTTCGGGCCCGTGACCTCGATCATCACCTATTCCGACACCGAGGATGCCGTCCGTCTGGCCGCCCGCGGCCGTGGCTCCCTGGTCGGCTCCGTCGTCACTCACGACCGTGAGTTCGCCACCGAATTCGTCCGCAGGATCGCCCCGTGGCACGGCCGCGTGCTCGTCCTCGACCGTGACGATGCCGAAGAGTCGACCGGCCACGGTTCGCCGCTGCCGAACCTCATCCACGGCGGCCCCGGACGGGCCGGCGGCGGTGAGGAGATGGGCGGACTGCGCGGTATCACACACTTCATGCAGCGCACCGCGATCCAGGCCTCCCCGGACATGCTCACCGCCATCGGCGGGGAATGGGTCAACGGATCGGAGCGCCGCCTCGGCGAGCATCCGTTCACGAAGTCGCTGGCGGACCTGCGCATCGGCGACACCCTCGACTCGGAATGGCGGGAAGTCACGCTCGACGATATCGAGCACTTCGCGAACTTCACCGGGGACACGTTCTACGCCCACATGAACGAGGAGGCGGCCGCCGCGAACCCGTTCTTCCCGGGACGGGTGGCGCACGGCTACCTCATCGTGTCCTTCGCGGCCGGGCTCTTCGTCCAGCCGGATCCGGGCCCGGTGCTCGCGAACTACGGACTCGAAGGACTCAACTTCATCACGCCCGTCTCCCCAGGTGACAAGCTCAAGGTGACGCTCACCGCCAAGCGCATCACCCCGCGTGAGACCGACGAGTACGGCGAGGTCCGCTGGGATGCGCAGGTCGTCAACCAGAACGAGGAGCCCGTCGCGAACTACGACGTGCTCACGTTGGTGGCCAAGGAGTACTGAGGGCGCAAAAGGATGTCGAGTTCCGGACGTCCTGTGCGGGATTTCGAGCAGTTCGACCGCACGGAACGTCCGGGACTGGGCCTTCTCGCTGTGCTGAGTGTTCTCGCGGCGGATGACTGCCGCCGGAACCTTGGGTGACCCGAATCACCGGTCGTGGGGAACGCGGACCTTGAGCGATGACGGGCGAATCGTCACGGTCGCCGGAGTCTGCGCGATCGCATCCCCGTCGACGATGATCTCGACCGGGGCAGCGCCCTCAGGGGCATCGATCTTCACCTCCCGCGCGTGGGCGAAGTGGATATGCGGGTGCCTGTGGTGTCGACCGAGGCTGTATTCCACGACTTCGACGGCGAGCTTGGGCAGGAACCCCTCCCGGAGCAGGACCACGTCGATGAGACCGTCGTCGAGGGCCGCCTCGGGCGACAGCCGGAGCCCGCCGCCATAGCGACCGGAATTCGCGAATCCCGCGGTGAGTCCGCGAAAGGCGAGGTGCTGGCCGTCGATCGTCAGCTCCAGCTCGATGCGCTTGGGCGGAAGCAGTGCGCGCACGACGCCATAGAGGTAGACCCAGCGTCCGCGGATGACTCTCGCGGTATTCGCGTGGTGCTGCACGGTCGAGTCGAGGCCGAGACAGACATTGCCGAGGCTTATCTTCCCGTCGAGGTCGAGCACGTCGATGGTCCGGTCACGACCGGCAGCCACGATGGCCGCGGCGGCCTCGATGTCGTTCGGGATGCCGAGTTTGCCGATGAGGTCATTGCCGCGTCCACCGGCGATGACGCCCAGCGCGGTCTCCGTGCCGACGAGCCCGGCCGCGACCGCACGCGCCATCCCGTCACCGCCGAGCGCGACGACGAGGTCCGAGCCCTGCGCAGCGAAGTCGGCTGCGAGCTGCCCGGCGTGGTCCGCGCTCGTGCTCCTGATGAACGTTGCCTCGAGTCCGTGCGCGGCGAATGCCTTTGTCAGGGGGTCGATCCGCCTGAGCACGGCGCCTCTGCGCGCACTCGGATTGAGGATGATCGGAACCGTCGCGGCGGCAGCATTCATTGCATTCCTCCCGGGACGTCGCTGTCCAAGAGATCGGCGGCGTGAAGGCCCTCAGGCCTCCAGCCCCTGGAAGGCCATCGTTGTGACCGCCTCGGCGATGGTGTCGGGGTCGACGGGATAGCTGGGCCGGTACCACTCGGTGATCGAGTTGACCATGCCGAAGAGCAGGCGGGTGATGAGCCCGGGAGTGAAATCCGAACGCAGGCCGCCCTCGGCGATGGCCGCCTCGACGAGGGCTCGGACCTTCGCATCGATCTTGCGGCGCGCCTCGAGGGCTTCGCGTTCCAAGGCTGAGTTTCCGCGCACGCGCAGCAGCAGAGTCACCGAATGGTGGTACTCGATGAGGATGACCACGCTGGCGCGCACGGCCAAGCGCAGACGTTCGAGTGCGGAGACGTTCTCACGCAGACTCTCGGTCTCCACGGCGGAATCGAGCGCGCGGATGCCGCGGCTGATCGCCAGATGCAGCAGCTCTTCCTTCGACGTCACGTGATGATAGATCGCCGACTTCGTGATGCCGAGCTCACGGGCGACCGTATCCATCGACGTGCCGTCGTAGCCGCGGGAGACGAAGACTTCCGTGGCCCTGTTGATGAGCGTCTCCCGGTCGTATCCGGGACGGCCGCGGCGGGAGCGTTTGGGGGCGGCCGGGTTCGCAGTCACCGCTGCTTCCGGCGAAGTCTGCGCAGGTGAGGGGGATTCAGGCATGCGCACCAGTCTAACGAGGTGCCGGGCGGCACGCCGCGATACCGGTCACAGGTCGGTGCGCATGCTGCGAATCCGGGGCGCTCATCTCAGCGCACGCCTTCGCGGCGGTCGATGATGCGCTTCATCTTGCCGACCGAACGCGGCAGGTCGCCGGGCAGCTTGATGTCGATGGTGCAGGAGACGCCGAGGCGCTCCTTGATGCGGGCGGCCACGAGCTTGTCGAGACCCTCGAGCTCGACGGCGCCGACGCCGTCGCGGGCTTCGACCTCGACGGTCATCTCGTCCATCCGACCCGGGCGGGTGAGGACGAGCTGGAAGTGCGGGCTCAGCGGCGCGAACTCGAAGAGCACGGTCTCGACGTTCGCGGGGTAGACGTTGACGCCGCGGATGATCATGAGGTCATCGGAACGGCCGGTGATGCGCGAGATGCGGCGGAAGTTCGGGCGAGCGGTGCCCGGCAGCAGGGTCGCGAGATCATGCGTACGGTAGCGGATGATCGGCAGCGCTTCCTTCGTCAGCGAGGTGAAGACGAGTTCGCCCTCCTGGCCGTCGGGCAGCACCTCACCGGTGAAGGGGTCGACGATCTCCGGGTAGAAGTGGTCCTCCCAGATCGTCGGGCCGTCCTTGGTCACCGCGGACTCGCAGGCCACACCCGGTCCCATGACCTCGGAGAGGCCGTAGATGTCGACGGCGTTGATGTTGAACGAACTCTCGATCTCCTTGCGCATCTCGTCCGTCCACGGCTCGGCACCGCAGATCGCAGTCTTCAGGCTCGTCGAGGTCGGGTCGATGCCCTGCTTGTGGAATTCGTCGAGGATCGTGAGCAGATAGGTCGGGGTGGCCGTGATGATGTCCGGCTTGAAGTCCTGGATGAGCTGCACCTGGCGCGGGGTCTGACCGCCGGAGATCGGGACGACCGTGAAGCCGTGGCGCTCGGCCCCGTGGACGCCGAGACCGCCGGTGAACAGGCCGTAGCCGTAGGCGTTGTGCATCATCTGTCCGCGCTTGCCGCCGGCACCGAGGATGGACCGCGCGATGAGGCTGCCCCACCGATCGAGATCGCCCATCGTGTACCCGACGACCGTCGGCAGGCCCGTCGTTCCCGAGGAGGCGTGGATGCGCGCGACCTGCTCCTGTGGGACGGCGAAGAGCCCGAACGGGTAGTTGTCGCGCAGGTCCTGCTTGGTCGTGAACGGCAGCTTCGCAATGTCATCGAGGCTCGTGATGTCGGCGGGAGTCACGCCGAGTTCGTCGAAGGCCTTCCGGTAGAACGGCACCCGTTCGTACACCGAGGTCACCGTGGTCTTGAGGTTTGTCAGCTGGTCGGCGCGCAGCTCGTCCAGGCTCATCAGTTCGCCGGCGTCGAGGTCGGTCTCAGTCATCATCGTCTCCTTGCGAATCTCTTCTGTGTGTCAGATCCAAAGACCGCCGAGGTGGTCCACCGTTCTTCGGTGTCCGGTCGTCGACGGGTGGTTCGGTGGGGGTCGTCCGGCTCGGCGGGGAGCCGGACGCGGGTCGGGAAGTCGTGCGGTTGGCCGGGTCTACTTGCGGGCGGGCAGCGTGCGGGAGCGGCCGCGGTAGGTGGCGATGATGTCGTCGCCGCGGGTGACCGTGACGTCGTAGATGCCCGAGCGGCCCTGCTTGATGACCTCATGGCCGCGAGCGACGAGCTCGTCACCGAGGTACGTGGGTTTGAGGAAGTCGATGTCGCCGCCGGAGGCGACCGTGATCGATCCGGGATAGTTGCAGGCCATCGCGAAGGTCGTGTCGGCGAAGAGGAAGATGTAGCCGCCGTGGGTGATGGCGTGGCCGTTGGTCATGATCTCGGTGACCGTCATCGAGCACTGCGCCCACCCGGGTCCGTGGTCATCGACGGTGATGCCCAAGTGCTGGGAAGCTCGGTCATTGGCGAACATCGCGGCCGCACCGGTGAGCTCGGGTGAGGACGTCGTGGTCTCTGGGACCGGGGTGGCCGCCTCGGTGGTGGAGAAGCCGTTCGGTGTCTCCGACTCCGCGGTTGTCGTATCGTGGGCGGGCTGTCCCATGCTCGGCTCCTCCTCGAGTCGCGGGTTCGGGCGCCGGTGCACGAGGAGCGCCTGCGCCGCTGTGTGTGGACGACGGTGAGAGTTCCCCGTGATCCCGGACGGTCAGCCCGTCGGAGAATAAACGACCATCTGGTCAATAAATATCGTGCCGATCGTCTTCGGTGTCAAGTCCCGGGGTGGTTCGGCCTGCGAATTGCGCACGCATAGTCAAGCCCGGGCGGGAATAGGTCGCCATCGGATGGCTGCCGAGAAATATAGGTCGCTAGCGGACATTTTCCGGCGCCGAAAGTATCCGACGCTGACCTGAATTCGGCGGGCGCCGCTGAGCAGAGGGGCGACTCGGCGACGCGGCGGGGCTGAGCGGCTCCGTTGCGGGTGGCATTGCGCCCCGGCGAGGGGTGTGCGACACTGGTGGCAACAATACAGAACAAATGGTCAGTAAATGGATGCCCTGGGCCAGAGGTCTGACGATGGTCGGACCGATTCGAGGTCGGCAGCCGCTGACCGAGGCAGGTCCTGACAAGGGCACATCCAAGGGCGGAGTGGTCATGACAACTCAAGTGAACGACAACCGGTTCGACGAGGCGCAGCTGCAGGAGCAGTTCGACGCCACGATCGAGGCCAAGGATCGGATCGAACCCCGGGACTGGATGCCCGAGGCCTACCGTAAGACGCTCATCCGCCAGGTCGCGCAGCACGCGCACTCGGAGATCATCGGCATGCAGCCCGAAGGCAACTGGATCTCCCGCGCGCCCTCCCTGCGGCGCAAGGCGATCCTGCTGGCGAAGGTCCAGGACGAAGCCGGACACGGCCTCTACCTCTACTCGGCCGCCGAAACCCTGGGCGCCACGCGCAACGAGCTCACCGAGAAGCTCGTCGCCGGCAAACAGAAGTACTCCTCGATCTTCAACTACCCGACCCTGTCCTACACCGATGTCGGCACGATCGGCTGGCTCGTCGACGGGGCGGCCATCTGCAACCAGGTGCCGCTGTGCCGGACCTCC
Protein-coding regions in this window:
- the paaZ gene encoding phenylacetic acid degradation bifunctional protein PaaZ gives rise to the protein MTEILSSYVAGGWHTPGASESARPVRDAGTGELLHSVSSAGIDFAAIADHARTTGIEALQALTFHQRGVILKKLATYLMERTKNYHEISFTTGTTKRDAFVDIEGGIGTLFTYSGVARRQMPNSTVHLDGGVERLSKNGTFVGRHILTSRQGLALQINAFNFPVWGMLEKFGPMFVAGVPVVVKPATDTAHLTRAVVADMIESGLLPDGAIQLVSGDVTPLFDHLAEQDAIAFTGSANTARTLSALDCVTQRGTRFFAEADSLNFSLLGPDAAPGTQEFDLFVSGVVAEMTVKAGQKCTAIRRTFVPEAHAEAVGEAIIAKLATQGVGDPREKSTRLGPVVSDKQRTDVLDAVDRIIAGGAHLLTGGREESDRLAAEHGGAYVAATVLQADDAWSDAVHDIEAFGPVTSIITYSDTEDAVRLAARGRGSLVGSVVTHDREFATEFVRRIAPWHGRVLVLDRDDAEESTGHGSPLPNLIHGGPGRAGGGEEMGGLRGITHFMQRTAIQASPDMLTAIGGEWVNGSERRLGEHPFTKSLADLRIGDTLDSEWREVTLDDIEHFANFTGDTFYAHMNEEAAAANPFFPGRVAHGYLIVSFAAGLFVQPDPGPVLANYGLEGLNFITPVSPGDKLKVTLTAKRITPRETDEYGEVRWDAQVVNQNEEPVANYDVLTLVAKEY
- the paaI gene encoding hydroxyphenylacetyl-CoA thioesterase PaaI; its protein translation is MGQPAHDTTTAESETPNGFSTTEAATPVPETTTSSPELTGAAAMFANDRASQHLGITVDDHGPGWAQCSMTVTEIMTNGHAITHGGYIFLFADTTFAMACNYPGSITVASGGDIDFLKPTYLGDELVARGHEVIKQGRSGIYDVTVTRGDDIIATYRGRSRTLPARK
- a CDS encoding TetR/AcrR family transcriptional regulator produces the protein MPESPSPAQTSPEAAVTANPAAPKRSRRGRPGYDRETLINRATEVFVSRGYDGTSMDTVARELGITKSAIYHHVTSKEELLHLAISRGIRALDSAVETESLRENVSALERLRLAVRASVVILIEYHHSVTLLLRVRGNSALEREALEARRKIDAKVRALVEAAIAEGGLRSDFTPGLITRLLFGMVNSITEWYRPSYPVDPDTIAEAVTTMAFQGLEA
- a CDS encoding diacylglycerol kinase family protein → MNAAAATVPIILNPSARRGAVLRRIDPLTKAFAAHGLEATFIRSTSADHAGQLAADFAAQGSDLVVALGGDGMARAVAAGLVGTETALGVIAGGRGNDLIGKLGIPNDIEAAAAIVAAGRDRTIDVLDLDGKISLGNVCLGLDSTVQHHANTARVIRGRWVYLYGVVRALLPPKRIELELTIDGQHLAFRGLTAGFANSGRYGGGLRLSPEAALDDGLIDVVLLREGFLPKLAVEVVEYSLGRHHRHPHIHFAHAREVKIDAPEGAAPVEIIVDGDAIAQTPATVTIRPSSLKVRVPHDR
- a CDS encoding AMP-binding protein, with translation MTETDLDAGELMSLDELRADQLTNLKTTVTSVYERVPFYRKAFDELGVTPADITSLDDIAKLPFTTKQDLRDNYPFGLFAVPQEQVARIHASSGTTGLPTVVGYTMGDLDRWGSLIARSILGAGGKRGQMMHNAYGYGLFTGGLGVHGAERHGFTVVPISGGQTPRQVQLIQDFKPDIITATPTYLLTILDEFHKQGIDPTSTSLKTAICGAEPWTDEMRKEIESSFNINAVDIYGLSEVMGPGVACESAVTKDGPTIWEDHFYPEIVDPFTGEVLPDGQEGELVFTSLTKEALPIIRYRTHDLATLLPGTARPNFRRISRITGRSDDLMIIRGVNVYPANVETVLFEFAPLSPHFQLVLTRPGRMDEMTVEVEARDGVGAVELEGLDKLVAARIKERLGVSCTIDIKLPGDLPRSVGKMKRIIDRREGVR